In bacterium, a single genomic region encodes these proteins:
- the ndk gene encoding nucleoside-diphosphate kinase, translated as MIKPDAVQRNLIGRITDRLETAGFKVVELKMVHLKPATAREFYKVHEGRPFLDELVEFMSSSPIVAMALERENAVAALRELIGATDPKKAAVGTIRQNFAIDVGKNSVHASDSVENAAIEIKFHFGS; from the coding sequence ATGATAAAACCCGACGCCGTTCAGCGTAATCTGATCGGAAGAATCACCGATCGACTCGAAACCGCAGGATTCAAGGTAGTTGAACTCAAGATGGTTCACCTCAAGCCTGCCACCGCACGCGAATTCTATAAAGTTCACGAGGGCCGTCCGTTTCTCGACGAACTTGTCGAGTTCATGTCGTCTTCGCCGATAGTGGCGATGGCGCTCGAGCGCGAAAATGCCGTTGCGGCCTTGCGTGAATTAATCGGCGCAACCGACCCGAAGAAAGCCGCTGTCGGTACGATTCGGCAGAATTTTGCCATCGATGTCGGCAAGAACTCCGTGCACGCTTCCGATAGCGTCGAAAACGCCGCCATCGAAATCAAGTTCCACTTCGGCTCGTAA
- a CDS encoding DUF2088 domain-containing protein encodes MKVPVWYSDSNVDITLPDRGNVKVFDLPSKRLQPLSTSHWLLTGEAPLELREFLARAQRLVIVVNDAHRPTPTAKILGAIREHIRFESTRFLVATGLHSPKTSAPQARLFGDLPIAENLVVHDAYDEDSCTFDLGSNSIKLNRVFDWCDAILIVGSVEPHYFAGFTGGRKIVLPGCASFVDVERNHALAVQAGSQPLARNGNPVWEDIQIRTRALDSKKRYAIQVVCDHEGNMFFASHGDWDLSYEQACEFVVANYAYEVSEKYDVVISVVYPPLDRNLYQLQKSYENVAAVVRDGGTILLLSACLDGIGDDRFLKIAKSLSHSGEITGDGNESLIMGIHKVRRTIALAKRVDLVLCSKLDSLPLDHLPITARTNVQAAIDEAVARYGDNCRIAVVLDAGSQVLYHHAA; translated from the coding sequence TTGAAAGTCCCAGTTTGGTACTCCGACAGCAATGTCGATATTACGCTCCCCGATAGGGGGAATGTAAAGGTGTTTGATTTGCCGTCCAAACGGCTGCAACCACTTTCGACTTCGCATTGGCTATTGACCGGCGAAGCGCCTCTGGAATTGAGAGAGTTTCTTGCAAGGGCACAGCGTCTGGTGATTGTCGTCAATGATGCCCATCGTCCAACGCCGACAGCCAAGATACTTGGTGCCATCAGAGAGCACATCAGATTCGAGTCTACCAGATTCCTGGTTGCGACCGGACTGCACTCACCAAAGACATCTGCGCCGCAAGCGCGTTTATTCGGCGACCTGCCAATTGCAGAGAATCTCGTGGTACACGATGCTTACGACGAAGACTCTTGCACATTCGACCTCGGCAGCAATTCGATCAAACTCAATCGCGTCTTTGACTGGTGCGATGCAATCCTTATCGTCGGTTCGGTTGAACCACACTACTTTGCCGGTTTCACCGGTGGCCGCAAGATTGTGCTCCCCGGATGCGCGTCGTTTGTGGATGTCGAACGCAATCACGCTCTCGCAGTGCAAGCCGGTAGTCAACCGCTGGCGCGAAACGGCAATCCCGTCTGGGAAGATATTCAGATCAGAACGCGGGCTCTTGACAGCAAGAAGCGCTATGCCATCCAGGTTGTATGCGATCACGAAGGGAATATGTTCTTCGCAAGTCACGGCGATTGGGATTTGTCGTATGAGCAAGCATGCGAGTTTGTAGTCGCAAATTACGCCTACGAAGTTTCCGAGAAGTATGATGTTGTCATCAGCGTCGTCTATCCGCCGCTCGATCGCAACCTCTACCAGTTGCAGAAATCTTACGAAAATGTCGCAGCGGTCGTTCGCGATGGCGGAACGATATTGCTCCTTTCCGCATGTCTGGATGGAATCGGCGATGATCGATTCTTGAAGATCGCCAAGTCGTTGTCCCACAGCGGCGAAATAACCGGAGACGGCAACGAATCTTTGATAATGGGAATCCACAAAGTCAGACGCACAATCGCGCTTGCCAAGCGGGTCGATCTTGTGCTATGCTCTAAGCTGGATAGTTTACCGCTTGATCACTTGCCGATCACAGCCCGCACAAATGTGCAGGCGGCAATTGATGAAGCGGTTGCAAGATATGGAGATAATTGCAGAATTGCAGTCGTGCTCGATGCCGGTTCGCAGGTGCTCTATCATCACGCGGCATAA
- the mdh gene encoding malate dehydrogenase, with protein MRKKVSVIGAGNVGAAVAQYLAEDNVCDITIFDVVEGLPQGKALDLLQAGPVRGYDVSIRGTNDFSELKGSDIVVHTAGLARKPGMSREDLLTKNAEIIGTVAKSVKEHAEHAMIIMVANPLDLMTFHAYKITGFPSNRVFGQAGILDSIRFRTFVGLELGIAQTETEAMVLGGHGDTMVPLPRYTTVAGVPITELMSKERIDALAKRTIDGGAEIVALLKTGSAYYAPAAASVEMVKAVLFDSKKVFPCSALLTGQYGIKDIYIGVPVVLGAGGVEKIYELKLEAAELAALQKSAATYKDHLKVLGY; from the coding sequence ATGAGAAAAAAAGTATCGGTCATCGGAGCGGGTAACGTCGGCGCGGCAGTCGCGCAGTACCTTGCCGAAGACAACGTTTGCGACATCACCATCTTCGACGTCGTTGAAGGTTTGCCGCAGGGAAAAGCTCTGGATCTGCTTCAGGCCGGTCCGGTGCGCGGCTATGATGTCAGCATTCGCGGCACCAATGACTTCTCTGAACTCAAAGGCTCGGACATTGTCGTTCATACAGCCGGTTTGGCGCGCAAGCCCGGAATGTCCCGCGAAGATCTCTTGACGAAGAATGCCGAAATCATCGGCACCGTTGCCAAGAGCGTCAAGGAACACGCCGAACATGCGATGATCATCATGGTCGCCAATCCGCTTGACCTGATGACCTTCCACGCCTACAAGATCACCGGTTTTCCGTCGAATCGCGTTTTCGGTCAGGCCGGAATTCTCGATTCGATCCGCTTCCGTACTTTCGTCGGGTTGGAACTCGGCATTGCCCAGACTGAAACCGAAGCCATGGTACTCGGCGGTCACGGCGATACGATGGTGCCGCTTCCACGCTACACCACGGTTGCGGGCGTGCCGATTACCGAATTGATGTCGAAAGAGCGTATCGATGCTCTTGCCAAGCGCACCATCGACGGCGGCGCTGAAATCGTCGCTCTCCTCAAGACCGGTTCAGCATACTACGCTCCGGCGGCGGCCTCGGTCGAAATGGTCAAGGCTGTGCTGTTCGATTCCAAAAAGGTCTTCCCGTGCTCGGCGCTCCTTACCGGCCAGTACGGTATCAAGGACATCTATATCGGCGTTCCGGTTGTCCTTGGCGCCGGCGGTGTCGAGAAGATTTACGAACTTAAGCTCGAAGCAGCCGAATTGGCAGCGCTGCAGAAATCTGCCGCTACCTACAAGGACCACCTCAAGGTCCTCGGCTACTAA